A region from the Desulfovibrio aminophilus genome encodes:
- a CDS encoding TonB-dependent receptor, with product MRFLWLLAVLLLFPGDASAAEGQRERGGDDIPVLEEVVVTSTKREEVLQDVPASISAVSGAEVEEMNAWDLGEAVRVMPNVHMKEATSGSAIVIRGLSTIDTSLYNSAGLYVDGVAHPLTYMQNLQLFDVERIEVLRGPQGTLYGRNSDSGVVNVVLRQPGPEARADVFAEYGSYNSLRTGGGFSTPLVQDTLFLSGSILRSDTDGHIRNITTDSDRAANSDLLSGRGVLRWLPNSELDVTLTLESDSSEGGFGKLRYKTGAAASDRFRVRSNADGDFHDNALGQSLKVRYDLGDAELTSVSSFRDYNHGFRSDLDRTAANVGYSDMDLHQNSWSQEFRLASTGKERFTWLAGLYAGRDDTSSDFNRIRPVLGDTYLDTSVTETSYALFGQGTYAILDDLRLTLGLRGEIAQASGDQSYRAGAIRRAYGKDLEETVLLPSATLAYDITGSVTTYATVSRGFLAGGYNYTSSSNEDSFAYDPEFTTSYELGLKTTWFEKRLTANLAVFHTQVEDKQVRQEDPGGGVGAWTFANADEAHIQGVELEMLAHPFQGLELSGGLGYARSEVDKWTATVGGAPYDYKGKHLPWAPELTWNLGCGYYHSSGLFGRVDVLGTGEQYFDAENSLRQGAYETVNLRLGYALGDWEFSVWSKNLFDSAYTTKQVQDAAGNVMVEDGDPQTFGATVAWSF from the coding sequence CTGGGACCTGGGCGAGGCGGTCCGGGTCATGCCCAACGTGCACATGAAGGAAGCCACTTCCGGCTCGGCGATCGTCATCCGCGGCCTGTCCACCATCGACACGTCCCTGTACAATTCCGCCGGACTGTACGTGGACGGCGTGGCCCACCCCCTGACCTACATGCAGAACCTCCAGCTTTTCGATGTGGAGCGGATCGAGGTCCTGCGGGGGCCGCAGGGGACGCTCTACGGCCGCAACAGCGATTCCGGCGTGGTCAACGTGGTTTTGCGCCAGCCCGGCCCCGAGGCGCGGGCCGATGTCTTCGCGGAATACGGCTCATACAATTCCCTCCGCACCGGAGGCGGCTTCAGCACGCCCCTGGTCCAGGACACGCTCTTTCTTTCCGGCAGCATTCTCCGCTCCGACACGGACGGTCATATCCGCAACATCACCACCGACAGCGACCGGGCCGCCAACAGCGACCTGCTCTCCGGCCGCGGAGTGCTGCGCTGGCTTCCGAACAGCGAGCTGGACGTGACCCTGACCCTGGAGTCCGACTCCAGCGAGGGTGGATTCGGCAAGCTGCGTTACAAGACGGGAGCCGCCGCCTCGGACCGGTTCAGGGTGCGTTCCAACGCCGACGGCGATTTCCATGACAACGCCCTGGGGCAGTCCCTGAAGGTGCGCTATGACCTGGGAGACGCCGAATTGACCTCGGTGTCGAGCTTCCGGGACTACAACCACGGGTTCCGCTCGGACCTGGACCGGACGGCCGCCAACGTGGGCTATTCGGACATGGACCTGCACCAGAACAGCTGGAGCCAGGAATTCCGTCTCGCCTCCACAGGCAAGGAACGCTTCACCTGGCTCGCGGGTCTTTATGCCGGGCGCGACGACACCTCCTCGGACTTCAACCGCATCCGGCCCGTACTCGGCGACACGTATCTGGACACCTCCGTCACGGAGACGAGTTATGCCCTTTTCGGACAGGGGACTTACGCGATTCTCGACGACCTGAGACTGACGCTGGGCCTGCGCGGAGAGATCGCCCAGGCCAGCGGCGATCAGAGTTACAGGGCAGGGGCGATCCGGCGCGCCTATGGCAAGGATCTCGAGGAAACGGTCCTGTTGCCCAGCGCCACCCTGGCCTACGACATCACTGGTTCGGTCACGACCTACGCCACGGTGTCCAGGGGCTTCCTGGCCGGAGGATACAACTACACCTCCTCCTCAAACGAGGATTCCTTCGCCTACGACCCCGAATTCACCACCAGCTATGAACTGGGGTTGAAGACGACCTGGTTCGAGAAGAGGCTCACGGCCAACCTCGCCGTCTTCCACACCCAGGTGGAGGACAAGCAGGTGCGCCAGGAGGATCCCGGCGGCGGCGTGGGGGCCTGGACCTTCGCCAACGCCGACGAGGCCCATATCCAGGGCGTGGAGTTGGAAATGCTCGCCCATCCCTTCCAGGGCCTGGAGTTGAGCGGGGGCCTCGGCTACGCCCGGAGCGAGGTGGACAAATGGACCGCGACGGTCGGCGGCGCACCCTACGACTACAAGGGCAAGCATCTGCCCTGGGCCCCGGAGCTGACCTGGAATCTGGGCTGCGGCTACTATCACTCCAGCGGCCTCTTCGGGCGGGTGGACGTGCTGGGCACGGGCGAGCAGTACTTCGACGCCGAGAACTCCCTGCGCCAGGGCGCTTACGAGACCGTCAACCTTCGTCTGGGCTACGCTTTGGGCGACTGGGAATTTTCCGTGTGGAGCAAGAATCTCTTCGACTCCGCCTACACCACCAAGCAGGTCCAGGACGCCGCGGGCAACGTCATGGTCGAGGACGGCGATCCGCAAACCTTCGGCGCCACCGTGGCCTGGAGCTTTTAA